The following are encoded together in the Pygocentrus nattereri isolate fPygNat1 chromosome 3, fPygNat1.pri, whole genome shotgun sequence genome:
- the txnipb gene encoding thioredoxin interacting protein b: MVVLTKKPKTFEVEFRDPSKAFYRSGDKVAGRVVLEVSEVTVVKAVKLYGIGCAKVEYHKGKQRCRDEVEYLRYEDVLHVDQQPTDLDGSVTLRPGKKYEYMFGFELPQSGQLVSSYKGKFGSIQYYVKAVMERPSHSDVESKKYFQVEEPLDVNTLELSFPATGAKEKRMTCMFIPDGRVSIVAKINRKGFCEGEDICINAKFENTCSRIIIPKAAIIGTHTYLANGRKKVFREKISAVRGDHIISGMCDVWQSKSIRVPKLKPTVLGCNIIHLDYTLMIYVHIPGSEKLILELPLVIGTIPYNGLASRTSSMCSQECSAASNSVVSMPSAPPSYSEIPQHGHLDSPITPLLDDYDEDDCPIFMNVGEYYHTPPPAYTEVDEDCNDSDINVQLG; encoded by the exons ATGGTTGTGCTGACAAAGAAGCCCAAGACTTTCGAGGTTGAGTTCCGTGACCCCAGCAAGGCTTTTTACCGCAGTGGGGATAAAGTGGCTGGCAGAGTGGTCTTGGAAGTGTCGGAGGTGACCGTAGTCAAGGCTGTGAAACTGTATGGAATCGGCTGCGCCAAAGTGGAGTACCACAAAGGAAAGCAGCGCTGCAGGGATGAAGTGGAGTACCTGAGATATGAAGATGTTCTTCACGTTGACCAGCAGCCCACAG ACTTGGATGGCTCAGTTACTCTTAGACCTGGAAAAAAGTATGAATACATGTTCGGATTCGAGCTTCCCCAGTCAGG gCAGTTGGTGTCCTCATATAAAGGCAAGTTTGGCTCCATTCAATATTATGTCAAAGCAGTGATGGAGCGGCCCTCCCACTCAGATGTGGAGAGCAAGAAGTACTTTCAAGTGGAGGAACCACTGGATGTTAACACGCTGGAGCTCTCG TTTCCAGCCACTGGTGCGAAGGAGAAGAGGATGACCTGCATGTTCATTCCTGATGGCCGTGTATCCATTGTGGCCAAGATCAACCGCAAAGGCTTCTGCGAGGGAGAGGACATCTGCATCAATGCCAAATTTGAGAACACCTGCTCTCGCATCATCATTCCCAAAGCTGCCATCATAGGCACACACACGTACCTGGCCAATGGCCGCAAAAAGGTGTTCAGAGAGAAGATCTCTGCTGTCAGGGGTGATCATATCATCTCTGGCATGTGTGATGTATGGCAGAGCAAGAGCATCCGTGTGCCTAAGCTGAAACCAACTGTCCTTGGTTGCAACATCATCCATTTGGACTACACTCTGATG ATTTATGTGCACATCCCTGGCAGTGAGAAGCTGATCTTGGAGCTTCCCCTGGTGATTGGGACCATCCCCTACAATGGCCTTGCCAGCCGCACCAGTAGCATGTGCAGCCAGGAGTGCAGTGCAGCCTCCAACAGCGTGGTATCCATGCCCTCTGCACCTCCCAGTTACAGCGAGATCCCCCAGCATGGCCACCTGGACAGCCCCATCACCCCACTCCTGGATGACTATGATGAAGATGACTGCCCCATCTTCATGAATGTTGGAGAATACTATCACACACCTCCTCCTGCCTATACTGAG GTGGATGAGGACTGCAATGACAGTGACATTAACGTTCAGTTGGGCTAA
- the hjv gene encoding hemojuvelin → MGMGARDGCINCTQATWKSNSFTGLLLVLLLAPQAWAQCQILRCNSEFVAATLEVGGGKEAGNAGYCSALRSYALCTRRTARACRGDLAYHSAVQGIEDLLIQHRCPRTGPTAQPRPLPQAPLSGDACFYERGYVQREGRAPEYLHCGVFGDPHVRTFSDEFQTCAVPGAWPLVDNQYLYIQATSSPTRGGSYATALTKITIIFKNWRECAEQQVYQAELDNVPPAFADGSTSSGERRGQHSLRVRSQAPGRHAEIWAAHIGTTLVVRQSGRALGLAVRSPRAIVESYTPEQDVQLCVWGCPSSQRLDTPHALPTAAAHAHCSALLPSRDIYFQACLFDLLVTGDMNSSSSALDALEDARGMITDPMKVHLRAAAGVRVAPRLPALLAATLITLRLAL, encoded by the exons atggGAATGGGAGCACGGGATGGCTGCATTAACTGCACACAGGCCACATGGAAAAGTAATAGCTTCACTGGACTGCTCCTTGTTCTCCTTTTAGCTCCGCAAG CATGGGCCCAGTGTCAGATCCTGAGATGTAACTCTGAGTTTGTGGCCGCTACCTTGGAGGTGGGTGGTGGGAAAGAGGCAGGTAATGCCGGTTACTGCAGCGCCCTGCGCTCCTACGCCCTCTGCACCCGACGCACTGCCCGCGCCTGTCGAGGCGACCTGGCCTACCACTCCGCTGTACAGGGAATAGAAGACCTGCTGATACAGCATCGCTGCCCCAGGACGGGCCCAACAGCTCAGCCCAGGCCACTGCCCCAGGCACCGCTTTCTGGGGACGCCTGCTTCTATGAGAGGGGTTATGTGCAGCGTGAGGGCCGTGCCCCTGAGTACCTGCACTGTGGTGTGTTTGGTGACCCCCATGTCCGCACTTTCAGTGATGAGTTCCAGACGTGTGCTGTGCCTGGAGCCTGGCCACTCGTCGACAACCAGTACCTCTACATACAGGCCACCAGCTCACCCACCAGAGGAGGCTCTTATGCCACTGCACTCACCAAG ATCACCATTATCTTCAAGAACTGGCGGGAGTGCGCGGAGCAGCAGGTCTACCAGGCGGAGCTGGATAACGTACCCCCGGCCTTCGCGGACGGTTCCACGAGCAGCGGGGAGCGGCGGGGTCAGCACAGCCTGCGCGTGCGCTCCCAGGCGCCAGGACGCCACGCTGAGATCTGGGCGGCGCACATCGGCACCACGCTGGTGGTGCGCCAGAGCGGGCGCGCGCTGGGCCTGGCCGTGCGCTCGCCGCGCGCCATCGTTGAGTCGTACACGCCGGAGCAGGACGTGCAGCTGTGCGTGTGGGGCTGCCCGAGCTCCCAGCGCTTAGACACGCCGCACGCGCTGCCCACTGCGGCTGCGCACGCACACTGCTCCGCGTTGCTGCCTTCGCGCGACATTTACTTCCAGGCTTGCCTCTTCGACCTGCTGGTCACCGGGGACATGAACTCCAGCTCCTCCGCCCTCGACGCCCTGGAGGACGCACGTGGTATGATCACTGACCCTATGAAGGTGCATCTGCGGGCAGCTGCAGGGGTCAGGGTCGCGCCGCGACTGCCCGCGCTGCTGGCCGCCACTTTAATCACACTGAGACTCGCACTGTGA